In Paenibacillus hexagrammi, the following are encoded in one genomic region:
- the cysI gene encoding assimilatory sulfite reductase (NADPH) hemoprotein subunit: protein MSENNLLSKNSAPHSDVEAIKIRSNYLRGSLEETLKDPITGSIPEDDNRLMKFHGSYMQDDRDLRNERQKQKLEPAYQFMLRVRAAGGVVTSDQWLMMDRVAQQYASGTIRLTTRQSFQLHGVLKWNMKKTIQEVNESLLSTLAACGDVNRNVMCNPNPYQSDVHSEVYEWASRISTHLDPQTKAYHEIWLDGEKIVDTNDTIQEPIYGPVYLPRKFKIGVAVPPSNDVDVYSQDLGFIAIVEDGRLVGFNVSVGGGMGMSHGDPLTYPQVAQVIGFIKPEQAIELAEKTVTIQRDYGDRSVRKHARFKYTIDDRGIDWFIGELTERLGWKLEAARPFSFEHNGDRYGWVKGSNNKWHLTLFIQNGRVKDEDGYELMTALREIAKIHTGDFRLTANQNLIIGNISSQKKKAIEELVKQYGLLDGSQQSALRRSSMACVALPTCGLAMAESERYLPSLMDKIEPMLEEAGLIDKEIVIRMTGCPNGCARPMLAEIAFIGKAPGKYNMYLGGAHTGERLNKLYKENIGEKEILESLQPIITKYAKERNEGEHFGDFVIRAGYVKEVRSGQEFHA from the coding sequence ATGTCAGAAAACAATTTACTTTCAAAAAATAGCGCACCGCACAGCGATGTAGAAGCGATTAAAATCCGCAGTAATTACTTGCGGGGAAGTCTCGAAGAGACGCTGAAAGACCCGATTACGGGTTCTATTCCGGAAGATGATAACCGTCTGATGAAATTCCATGGAAGCTACATGCAGGATGACCGTGACCTGCGTAATGAACGCCAGAAGCAAAAGCTGGAGCCGGCGTACCAATTCATGCTCCGTGTCCGTGCAGCGGGTGGGGTTGTGACTTCTGATCAGTGGCTGATGATGGATCGGGTTGCGCAACAATATGCGAGCGGAACGATTCGCTTGACAACTCGTCAATCGTTCCAATTGCACGGCGTTTTGAAATGGAACATGAAGAAAACGATTCAAGAAGTTAACGAGTCGCTCCTGAGCACGCTTGCTGCTTGCGGAGACGTAAACCGTAACGTGATGTGTAACCCGAATCCGTACCAATCGGACGTTCATTCCGAAGTATACGAGTGGGCATCCCGCATTTCCACTCATTTGGATCCGCAGACGAAGGCTTACCATGAAATTTGGTTGGACGGGGAAAAAATTGTAGATACGAACGACACGATTCAAGAGCCTATCTATGGTCCCGTTTACCTGCCGCGTAAGTTCAAGATCGGTGTGGCAGTTCCGCCATCCAACGATGTTGACGTGTACTCACAAGATCTTGGCTTTATCGCCATCGTTGAAGATGGACGTCTGGTTGGCTTTAACGTATCCGTAGGTGGAGGCATGGGGATGTCGCACGGCGACCCTCTGACGTATCCTCAAGTTGCTCAAGTCATCGGATTTATCAAGCCTGAGCAAGCAATTGAGCTTGCGGAAAAAACCGTAACGATCCAACGCGACTATGGTGATCGTTCTGTACGTAAGCATGCTCGTTTCAAATATACGATCGATGATCGCGGTATCGACTGGTTCATCGGCGAACTTACCGAGCGTTTGGGTTGGAAGCTGGAAGCGGCGCGTCCATTCTCCTTCGAGCACAACGGCGACCGTTACGGCTGGGTGAAGGGAAGCAACAACAAGTGGCACTTGACGCTGTTTATTCAAAACGGCCGTGTGAAGGACGAGGACGGCTATGAGCTGATGACCGCTCTGCGCGAAATCGCTAAGATTCATACCGGAGACTTCAGACTGACAGCTAACCAAAACCTGATCATCGGGAACATCAGCAGTCAGAAGAAAAAAGCGATTGAAGAGCTTGTGAAGCAGTACGGACTGCTTGACGGTTCCCAGCAATCTGCGCTGCGCAGAAGCTCCATGGCATGCGTTGCTTTGCCGACATGTGGTCTGGCTATGGCGGAGTCCGAGCGTTACCTGCCATCCTTGATGGACAAAATTGAACCCATGCTCGAAGAAGCAGGTTTGATTGATAAGGAAATTGTCATTCGTATGACAGGATGCCCGAATGGATGCGCAAGACCGATGCTGGCGGAGATCGCCTTTATTGGTAAGGCTCCAGGCAAATACAACATGTATCTGGGCGGCGCGCATACAGGTGAGCGTCTGAACAAGCTGTACAAAGAGAACATCGGAGAAAAAGAGATTCTCGAATCTCTGCAGCCGATCATTACGAAGTACGCGAAGGAAAGAAACGAAGGCGAGCATTTCGGTGATTTCGTTATTCGTGCCGGCTATGTGAAAGAAGTTCGTTCTGGACAAGAATTCCACGCTTAA